One genomic segment of Pseudomonas chlororaphis subsp. aurantiaca includes these proteins:
- a CDS encoding carboxylate/amino acid/amine transporter codes for MGYLLFVTLIQAFSFSLIGEYLAGHVDSYFAVLVRVLLAGLVFIPLTRWRQVEPAFMRGMLLIGALQFGVTYVCLYLSFRVLTVPEVLLFTILTPLHVTLIEDALNRRFNPWGLLAALVAVAGAAVIRYDRISPDFFMGFLLLQLANFTYAAGQVLYKHLVARYPSDLPHYRRFGYFYLGALAVVLPAFLLFGKPDFLPEAPLQWVVLLFLGLVSTALGLYWWNKGACLVTGATLAVMNNLHVPVGLLINLLIWNQHEALGRLFLGALVILAAVWISRRGTKAASIP; via the coding sequence ATGGGCTATCTACTTTTTGTCACGCTGATCCAGGCGTTTTCCTTCAGCCTGATCGGCGAATACCTGGCCGGGCATGTCGACAGTTATTTCGCGGTGCTGGTCCGGGTGCTGCTGGCCGGGCTGGTGTTCATCCCGCTGACTCGCTGGCGCCAGGTGGAGCCGGCGTTCATGCGCGGCATGCTGCTGATCGGTGCCTTGCAGTTCGGCGTGACCTACGTCTGCCTGTACCTGAGTTTCCGCGTGCTGACGGTGCCGGAGGTGCTGCTGTTCACCATCCTCACGCCGCTGCATGTGACCCTGATCGAGGACGCGCTGAACCGGCGCTTCAACCCCTGGGGCCTGCTGGCGGCGCTGGTGGCGGTGGCCGGGGCGGCGGTGATCCGCTACGACCGCATCAGCCCGGATTTCTTCATGGGCTTTCTGCTGCTGCAACTGGCCAACTTCACCTACGCCGCCGGGCAGGTGCTGTACAAGCACCTGGTGGCGCGCTATCCGAGCGACCTGCCGCATTACCGGCGTTTCGGCTACTTCTACCTGGGGGCGCTGGCGGTGGTGTTGCCGGCTTTCCTGCTATTCGGCAAGCCGGACTTCCTGCCCGAAGCGCCGTTGCAGTGGGTGGTGCTGCTGTTTCTCGGGCTGGTGTCCACCGCGCTGGGGCTGTACTGGTGGAACAAGGGCGCCTGCCTGGTCACTGGCGCGACCCTGGCGGTGATGAACAACCTGCATGTGCCGGTGGGGCTGCTGATCAACCTGTTGATCTGGAACCAACACGAAGCGCTGGGGCGCCTGTTCCTCGGCGCGCTGGTGATTCTGGCGGCGGTGTGGATCAGCCGTCGCGGCACGAAGGCCGCCTCGATCCCGTAG
- a CDS encoding LysR family transcriptional regulator produces the protein MKAPRVTLDQWRTLQAVVDHGGFAQAAEALHRSQSSVSYTVARMQDQLGVPLLRIDGRKAVLTEAGGVLLRRSRQLVKQASQLEDLAHHMEQGWEAEVRLVVDAAYPSARLVRALTAFMPQSRGCRVRLREEVLSGVEEVLLEGVADLAISGFNISGYLGTEMSSVEFVAVAHPEHALHRLNRELNFQDLESQLQVVIRDSGRQQPRDVGWLGAEQRWTVGSLATAATFVGSGLGFAWLPRHMIERELREGLLKVLPLDQGGSRHPTFYLYSNKDKPLGPATQILVELLRTFDTAPLDAPFAAPEQA, from the coding sequence ATGAAAGCGCCCCGCGTTACCCTCGATCAATGGCGAACACTGCAGGCCGTGGTCGACCACGGCGGCTTCGCCCAGGCCGCCGAGGCGCTGCACCGTTCGCAATCGTCAGTCAGCTACACCGTGGCGCGCATGCAGGACCAACTGGGCGTGCCGCTGCTGCGTATCGACGGGCGCAAGGCCGTGCTCACCGAGGCCGGCGGCGTATTGCTGCGCCGTTCGCGGCAACTGGTGAAACAGGCCAGCCAGCTGGAAGACCTGGCCCACCACATGGAACAGGGCTGGGAAGCCGAAGTACGCCTGGTGGTGGACGCCGCCTACCCCAGCGCGCGTCTGGTCCGCGCCCTGACCGCCTTCATGCCGCAAAGCCGCGGCTGCCGGGTGCGCCTGCGCGAGGAGGTGCTGTCCGGGGTCGAAGAGGTGCTGCTCGAAGGCGTGGCCGACCTGGCCATCAGTGGCTTCAATATCTCCGGCTACCTGGGCACCGAGATGAGCTCGGTGGAATTCGTCGCCGTGGCCCACCCGGAACACGCCCTGCACCGCCTGAACCGCGAGCTGAATTTCCAGGATCTGGAAAGCCAGCTGCAAGTGGTGATCCGCGACTCCGGCCGCCAGCAGCCGCGAGACGTCGGCTGGCTCGGCGCCGAACAGCGCTGGACCGTCGGCAGCCTGGCCACCGCCGCCACCTTCGTCGGCAGCGGCCTGGGCTTTGCCTGGCTGCCGCGCCATATGATCGAACGCGAACTCCGGGAGGGCCTGCTCAAGGTGCTACCGTTGGACCAGGGCGGCAGCCGGCACCCGACCTTCTACCTGTATTCGAACAAGGACAAACCCCTGGGCCCGGCCACGCAGATCCTCGTCGAGCTGCTGCGCACCTTCGACACCGCGCCGCTGGACGCGCCGTTCGCCGCCCCGGAACAAGCCTGA
- the aqpZ gene encoding aquaporin Z, with protein sequence MSLFKRSVTELLGTFWLVLGGCGSAVLAAAFPEVGIGLLGVALAFGLTVLTMAFAIGHISGCHLNPAVSVGLVVGGRFPLKELPAYVIAQVLGGVIAAALLYFIASGKPGFELASGLASNGYGEHSPGGYSLAAGFVSELVMTGMFVVIILGATDKRAPVGFAPIAIGLALTLIHLISIPVTNTSVNPARSTGPALIVGGWAIQQLWLFWLAPILGAVVGGGIYRWLGKEDS encoded by the coding sequence ATGTCTCTGTTCAAGCGTTCAGTCACTGAGTTGTTAGGTACCTTCTGGCTGGTGTTGGGTGGTTGTGGCAGCGCCGTACTGGCGGCCGCGTTCCCGGAGGTCGGCATCGGCCTGCTCGGCGTGGCGCTGGCCTTCGGTCTTACCGTCCTGACGATGGCCTTCGCCATCGGCCATATCTCCGGCTGCCATCTCAACCCCGCGGTGTCCGTCGGCCTGGTGGTCGGCGGGCGTTTTCCGCTCAAGGAACTGCCCGCCTATGTCATCGCGCAAGTGCTAGGCGGGGTGATCGCCGCGGCGCTGCTTTACTTCATCGCCAGCGGCAAGCCGGGCTTCGAGCTGGCCAGCGGGCTGGCCTCCAACGGCTATGGCGAACATTCGCCGGGAGGCTATTCACTGGCGGCGGGTTTTGTCAGCGAGCTGGTGATGACCGGGATGTTCGTGGTGATCATCCTCGGCGCCACCGATAAACGCGCGCCGGTGGGCTTCGCGCCGATCGCCATCGGCCTGGCGCTGACGCTGATCCACCTGATCTCGATCCCGGTGACCAACACCTCGGTCAACCCGGCGCGCAGCACCGGGCCGGCCTTGATCGTCGGTGGCTGGGCGATCCAGCAACTGTGGCTGTTCTGGCTGGCGCCGATTCTCGGCGCGGTGGTCGGCGGCGGTATCTATCGCTGGCTGGGCAAGGAAGACAGCTGA
- a CDS encoding LysR family transcriptional regulator translates to MHTHLNRVQTFLAVVDFGSYTKAANYLCISKAMASLHVKALEEVLSATLLIRNTRNISLTEIGQDFYNEFKGIVADIDNAFENVLHGHNRISGKLRFSSTSEYGERYILPIISKFTERYPEIRLCYNFNSSLNDLVAEKLDLVIRLGNLADSAFKSRKLADYDIVLVASPDFLARHPVVEPLDLNSVPWIANSNLQGPTNWTLSHPQLGQVEVNGPNHFESNSSTAIRAMTLSSLGVSVLPGWVVEDDLASGRLVRLLPDYALPSQSVNVVFPNSSHLPHKSRAFIDFLLLHLGQ, encoded by the coding sequence ATGCACACGCATCTAAATCGCGTCCAGACATTCCTGGCGGTTGTCGATTTCGGTTCCTATACCAAGGCGGCCAACTACCTGTGCATCAGCAAAGCCATGGCCAGCCTGCATGTCAAGGCGCTCGAGGAAGTTTTGTCGGCAACCCTGTTGATCCGCAATACCCGCAATATATCCCTGACGGAAATAGGCCAGGACTTTTATAACGAGTTCAAGGGCATTGTCGCGGATATCGACAATGCCTTCGAAAATGTCCTGCATGGGCATAATCGTATTTCCGGAAAGTTGCGTTTCAGTTCAACTAGCGAGTATGGCGAGCGCTATATACTGCCGATCATTTCCAAGTTCACCGAACGTTATCCGGAGATCCGTCTTTGTTATAACTTCAACTCTTCGTTGAATGATCTGGTGGCGGAAAAACTCGACCTGGTGATTCGCCTGGGCAACCTCGCCGACTCGGCTTTCAAGAGCCGCAAGCTGGCTGATTACGACATCGTCCTGGTGGCCAGCCCGGACTTTCTGGCGCGCCATCCGGTGGTCGAGCCCCTGGACCTGAACAGCGTGCCGTGGATCGCCAACAGCAACCTGCAAGGGCCCACCAACTGGACCCTGAGCCACCCGCAACTGGGCCAGGTCGAAGTCAACGGGCCCAATCATTTCGAGTCCAATTCCTCCACCGCCATCCGCGCCATGACCCTGTCGTCCCTGGGGGTGTCGGTACTGCCCGGCTGGGTGGTCGAGGACGACCTGGCGAGCGGCCGGCTGGTGCGCCTGCTGCCCGACTACGCCTTGCCTTCGCAGTCGGTGAACGTGGTGTTTCCCAACAGTTCGCACCTGCCGCACAAGTCGCGGGCGTTCATCGATTTCCTGTTGCTGCACCTGGGGCAGTGA
- a CDS encoding ABC transporter ATP-binding protein produces the protein MLYRRFEQLIDIFRDAPTAAPPNRVLPFYLYYIKQVWPSFVALLVVGLFVALIEVSLFSYLSTIIDLAQGTPNVEIFKTHGLELAWMAVVALIFRPLFVALHDLLVHQTISPGMTSLIRWQNHSYVLKQSLNFFQNDFAGRIAQRIMQTGNSLRDSAVQAVDALWHVLIYAVSSLVLFAEADWHLMIPLLIWIASYIGALWYFVPRVKERSVISSDANSKLVGRIVDGYTNITTLKLFAHTHFEQNYAREAIGEQTEKSQLAGRVITSMDVVITAMNGLLIVSTTGLALWLWTQSLISVGAIALATGLVIRIVNMSGWIMWVVNGIFENIGMVQDGRQTIAQPISVSDREQAPRLAVASGEVRFEHVDFHYGKKTGVISDLNLTIRPGEKIGLIGPSGAGKSTLVNLLLRLYDLESGRILIDNQNIADVTQESLRERIGMITQDTSLLHRSIRDNLLYGKPDATDEELWEAVRKARADEFIPLLSDAQGRTGFDAHVGERGVKLSGGQRQRIAIARVLLKDAPILIMDEATSALDSEVEAAIQESLETLMQGKTVIAIAHRLSTIARMDRLVVLEKGRIAETGSHAELLAHGGLYARLWQHQTGGFVGID, from the coding sequence ATGCTCTATCGTCGTTTTGAACAACTGATCGATATTTTCCGCGACGCTCCCACTGCCGCTCCCCCCAACCGCGTACTGCCCTTCTATCTCTATTACATCAAGCAGGTCTGGCCGAGCTTCGTCGCCCTGCTGGTGGTCGGCCTGTTCGTCGCGCTGATCGAGGTGTCGCTGTTCAGCTACCTGAGCACGATCATCGACCTGGCCCAGGGCACGCCCAATGTCGAGATCTTCAAGACCCACGGCCTCGAGCTGGCCTGGATGGCGGTGGTCGCGCTGATCTTTCGCCCACTGTTCGTCGCCCTGCACGACCTGCTGGTGCATCAGACCATCAGCCCAGGCATGACCAGCCTGATTCGCTGGCAGAACCACAGTTATGTGCTCAAGCAGAGCCTGAACTTCTTCCAGAACGACTTCGCCGGACGCATCGCCCAGCGCATCATGCAGACCGGCAACTCGCTGCGCGACTCGGCGGTGCAGGCGGTGGACGCGCTGTGGCACGTACTGATCTACGCGGTCAGCTCCCTGGTGCTGTTCGCCGAGGCCGACTGGCACCTGATGATCCCGCTGCTGATCTGGATCGCCAGCTACATCGGCGCGCTCTGGTACTTCGTGCCGCGGGTCAAGGAACGTTCGGTGATTTCCTCGGACGCCAACTCCAAGCTGGTCGGCAGGATCGTCGACGGCTACACCAACATCACCACCCTCAAGCTGTTCGCCCACACCCACTTCGAGCAGAACTACGCGCGCGAGGCCATCGGCGAGCAGACCGAGAAAAGCCAGCTGGCCGGGCGCGTCATCACCAGCATGGACGTGGTGATCACCGCCATGAACGGCCTGCTGATCGTTTCCACCACGGGCCTGGCCCTGTGGCTGTGGACCCAGTCGCTGATCTCGGTCGGCGCCATCGCCCTGGCCACCGGCCTGGTGATCCGCATCGTCAACATGTCCGGCTGGATCATGTGGGTGGTCAACGGCATCTTCGAGAACATCGGCATGGTCCAGGACGGCCGGCAGACCATCGCCCAGCCCATCAGCGTCAGCGACCGCGAGCAGGCGCCACGCCTGGCGGTGGCCAGCGGCGAGGTGCGTTTCGAGCATGTGGATTTCCACTACGGGAAAAAGACCGGGGTCATCAGCGACCTCAACCTGACCATCCGGCCCGGGGAAAAGATCGGCCTGATCGGCCCGTCCGGCGCCGGCAAGTCGACCCTGGTCAACCTGTTGCTGCGGCTCTATGACCTGGAGAGCGGGCGCATCCTGATCGACAACCAGAACATCGCCGACGTGACCCAGGAAAGCCTGCGCGAACGGATCGGCATGATCACCCAGGACACCTCGCTGCTGCACCGTTCGATCCGCGACAACCTGCTCTACGGCAAGCCCGACGCCACCGACGAGGAACTCTGGGAAGCGGTGCGCAAGGCCCGCGCCGACGAGTTCATCCCGCTGCTCTCCGACGCCCAGGGCCGCACCGGCTTCGATGCCCATGTCGGCGAACGCGGGGTGAAACTCTCCGGCGGCCAGCGCCAGCGCATCGCCATTGCCCGGGTGCTGCTCAAGGATGCGCCGATCCTGATCATGGACGAAGCTACATCGGCCCTGGACTCGGAAGTCGAGGCGGCGATCCAGGAAAGCCTGGAGACCCTGATGCAGGGCAAGACCGTGATCGCCATCGCCCACCGGCTCTCGACCATCGCCCGCATGGACCGCCTGGTGGTCCTGGAAAAAGGCCGCATCGCCGAGACCGGCAGCCATGCCGAGCTGTTGGCCCACGGTGGCCTGTATGCGCGTTTGTGGCAGCACCAGACCGGAGGTTTTGTCGGTATCGACTGA
- a CDS encoding GNAT family N-acetyltransferase — MPLQSLTSLAAVDPQQWDGLLSDGQPFLRHAFLSTLEDSGSLGPRSGWQAEHLLHVQDGRLIAALPCYRKWHSYGEYVFDHGWADACARAGIEYYPKLLSAVPFSPVSGARLLAATLEDGLELLQSLPGYLEIEGLSSAHINFTDAFTDAALAGQDGWLQRLGCQFHWQNRGYRDFQDFLDSLSSRKRKQMRKEREQVAGQGIEFEWLEGRQLSEAQWDFVYACYANTYAVRRQSPYLTRAFFSLLAERMPEAIRVVLAKQNARPVAMAFSLIGGDSFYGRYWGCLAEFDRLHFETCFYQGMDYAIAQGMQRFDAGAQGEHKLIRGFEPVITRSWHYLRHPGLKAAVEDFLRQERAGVLAYAEEARAALPYRQA; from the coding sequence ATGCCGTTGCAATCCTTGACCAGCCTGGCCGCCGTCGATCCGCAGCAATGGGACGGCCTGCTCAGTGACGGCCAGCCATTTCTGCGCCACGCCTTTCTCAGCACGCTGGAAGACAGCGGCAGCCTCGGCCCGCGTTCCGGCTGGCAGGCCGAGCACCTGCTGCATGTGCAAGACGGGCGCCTGATCGCGGCGTTGCCCTGCTACCGCAAGTGGCATTCCTACGGCGAGTACGTGTTCGACCATGGCTGGGCCGACGCTTGCGCCCGGGCCGGCATCGAGTATTACCCCAAGCTGTTGAGCGCCGTGCCCTTCAGCCCGGTCAGCGGCGCGCGGCTGCTGGCGGCGACCCTGGAGGATGGCCTCGAACTGCTGCAAAGCCTGCCCGGTTACCTGGAGATCGAAGGGCTCTCCAGCGCCCACATCAACTTCACCGACGCCTTTACCGATGCCGCCCTGGCCGGGCAAGACGGCTGGTTGCAGCGCCTGGGTTGCCAGTTCCATTGGCAGAACCGCGGCTATCGGGACTTCCAGGACTTTCTCGATAGCCTCAGCTCGCGCAAGCGCAAACAGATGCGCAAGGAGCGCGAACAGGTGGCGGGGCAGGGCATCGAGTTCGAGTGGCTCGAAGGCCGGCAGCTCAGCGAAGCGCAGTGGGATTTTGTCTACGCCTGTTACGCCAACACTTATGCGGTGCGGCGCCAGTCACCCTACCTGACCCGGGCCTTTTTCAGCCTGCTGGCCGAACGCATGCCCGAGGCCATCCGCGTGGTGCTGGCCAAGCAGAACGCCAGGCCGGTGGCCATGGCCTTCAGCCTGATCGGTGGCGACAGTTTCTACGGGCGTTACTGGGGCTGCCTGGCGGAGTTCGATCGCCTGCATTTCGAAACCTGTTTTTACCAGGGCATGGACTACGCCATCGCCCAGGGCATGCAGCGTTTCGACGCCGGGGCCCAGGGCGAGCACAAGTTGATTCGGGGCTTCGAGCCGGTGATTACCCGGTCCTGGCACTACCTGCGCCACCCCGGCTTGAAAGCGGCGGTGGAGGATTTTCTCCGGCAGGAGCGGGCGGGCGTGCTGGCTTACGCCGAAGAGGCGAGGGCCGCGCTGCCGTATCGGCAGGCGTGA
- a CDS encoding 3-phosphoglycerate kinase: MRKFCCVLLALLPLSAFAYPIDVKKHLEGVSIDYTAYDTDADIGSIQVNNYGTTDAACTVVFRNGPEAPRTRKVEVAAGKFKNATAKFNRSIIKLRIDLTCIAK, translated from the coding sequence ATGAGAAAATTCTGTTGTGTGTTGCTGGCCCTGCTGCCGCTCAGTGCGTTCGCCTATCCCATCGATGTGAAGAAACACCTCGAAGGCGTGAGCATCGACTACACCGCCTACGACACCGATGCCGACATCGGTTCGATCCAGGTGAACAACTACGGCACCACCGACGCCGCCTGCACGGTGGTCTTTCGCAACGGCCCCGAAGCCCCGCGTACACGCAAGGTGGAAGTGGCGGCCGGCAAGTTCAAGAACGCCACGGCCAAGTTCAACCGCAGCATCATCAAGCTGCGCATCGACCTGACCTGTATCGCCAAGTAA
- a CDS encoding peptidylprolyl isomerase A, translated as MLKKIALVAGSVLFAANLMAAQPAKAPHVLLDTSFGKIEVELDPVKAPISSKNFLDYVDSGFYTNTIFHRVIPGFMVQGGGFTPQMVQKETRDPIKNEASNGLHNVRGTLSMARTSNPNSATSQFFINVADNAFLDPGRDAGYAVFAKVVSGMDVVDQIVNSQTTTKQGMQNVPIDPVLIKSAKRID; from the coding sequence ATGCTGAAAAAAATCGCCCTCGTCGCCGGCTCCGTTCTGTTCGCTGCCAACCTGATGGCCGCCCAACCGGCCAAGGCACCTCACGTATTGCTGGACACCAGCTTCGGCAAGATCGAAGTCGAACTGGACCCGGTCAAGGCCCCGATCTCCAGCAAGAACTTCCTCGACTACGTCGACAGCGGCTTCTACACCAACACCATCTTTCACCGGGTGATCCCGGGCTTCATGGTCCAGGGCGGCGGCTTCACCCCGCAGATGGTGCAGAAGGAAACCCGCGACCCGATCAAGAACGAAGCCAGCAACGGCCTGCATAACGTACGTGGCACCCTGTCCATGGCCCGCACCTCGAACCCGAACTCGGCCACCAGCCAGTTCTTCATCAACGTTGCCGACAACGCCTTCCTCGATCCGGGCCGCGATGCCGGTTACGCGGTGTTCGCCAAAGTGGTGAGCGGCATGGACGTGGTCGACCAGATCGTCAACTCGCAGACCACCACCAAACAAGGCATGCAGAACGTGCCGATCGACCCCGTGCTGATCAAGTCGGCCAAGCGCATCGACTAA
- a CDS encoding FMN-dependent NADH-azoreductase, whose product MSRVLIIESSARQQDSVSRQLTQTFIKQWQAAYPADQITVRDLAVTPVPHLDSNLLGGWMKPAEQRNEIEEASLQRSNELTDELLAADVLVMAAPMYNFAIPSTLKAWLDHVLRAGVTFKYTATGPQGLLNGKRAYVLTARGGIYAGSTADHQEPYLRQVMGFIGIHDVEFIHAEGMNLGGDFQEKGLNQANAKLAQVA is encoded by the coding sequence ATGTCCCGCGTTCTGATCATCGAAAGCAGTGCCCGTCAGCAGGATTCCGTTTCCCGCCAGCTGACCCAGACCTTCATCAAGCAATGGCAGGCGGCCTACCCGGCCGACCAGATCACCGTGCGTGACCTGGCGGTAACCCCGGTGCCGCACCTGGACAGCAACCTGCTGGGCGGCTGGATGAAACCCGCCGAGCAGCGTAACGAGATCGAAGAGGCCTCGCTGCAGCGTTCCAACGAACTGACCGACGAACTGCTGGCCGCCGACGTGCTGGTGATGGCCGCGCCGATGTACAACTTCGCCATCCCGAGCACCCTCAAAGCCTGGCTGGACCACGTGCTGCGTGCCGGTGTGACCTTCAAGTACACCGCAACCGGTCCCCAGGGCCTGCTCAACGGCAAGCGCGCCTACGTGCTGACTGCTCGTGGCGGCATCTACGCCGGCAGCACCGCGGATCACCAGGAACCCTACCTGCGCCAGGTGATGGGCTTCATCGGCATCCACGACGTCGAGTTCATTCACGCCGAAGGCATGAACCTGGGCGGCGACTTCCAGGAAAAGGGCTTGAACCAGGCCAACGCCAAACTGGCCCAGGTCGCCTGA
- a CDS encoding alpha/beta fold hydrolase: MAYFEHEGCTLHYEEYGHGEPLVLVHGLGSSTQDWEKQIAELSAHYRLILPDMRGHGRSDKPRGPYSIAGFSADLVALLEHLNLSRVHLVGLSMGGMIAFQLAVDQPGLLKSLCIVNSAPEVKIRSANDAWQWFKRWSLMRLLSLEAIGIALAGKLFPKPEQAELRQKMAERWAKNDKRAYLASFDAIIGWGVQERLSQVACPTLVISADRDYTPVALKESYVKLLPDGRLVVIADSRHATPLDQPQRFNQTLLEFLTAVDTTTQDH, encoded by the coding sequence ATGGCCTATTTCGAACACGAAGGATGCACCCTGCACTACGAGGAATACGGCCATGGCGAACCGCTGGTGCTGGTCCACGGGCTTGGCTCCAGCACCCAGGACTGGGAAAAGCAGATCGCCGAGCTGTCCGCCCATTACCGCCTGATCCTCCCCGACATGCGTGGCCATGGCCGTTCCGACAAGCCCCGCGGGCCCTACAGCATCGCCGGTTTCAGCGCCGACCTGGTCGCCCTGCTGGAGCACCTGAACCTGTCGCGGGTGCATCTGGTGGGCCTGTCCATGGGCGGCATGATCGCCTTCCAGCTCGCGGTGGATCAGCCCGGGCTGCTGAAAAGCCTGTGCATCGTCAACAGCGCGCCCGAGGTAAAGATCCGCAGCGCCAACGATGCCTGGCAATGGTTCAAGCGCTGGAGCCTGATGCGCCTGCTTAGCCTCGAAGCCATTGGCATCGCCCTGGCCGGCAAACTGTTCCCCAAGCCGGAGCAGGCCGAGCTGCGGCAAAAGATGGCCGAGCGCTGGGCAAAAAACGACAAACGTGCTTATCTCGCAAGCTTCGATGCCATCATTGGCTGGGGGGTCCAGGAACGACTTTCGCAAGTCGCCTGTCCAACCCTGGTCATCAGCGCCGACCGTGACTACACCCCGGTCGCATTGAAAGAAAGCTATGTGAAACTGCTGCCCGACGGGCGCCTGGTGGTGATCGCCGATTCGCGTCACGCCACGCCGCTGGACCAGCCGCAACGCTTCAACCAAACCCTGCTCGAGTTTTTAACCGCAGTCGACACCACCACCCAGGATCACTGA